In Tursiops truncatus isolate mTurTru1 chromosome X, mTurTru1.mat.Y, whole genome shotgun sequence, the following proteins share a genomic window:
- the RPL36A gene encoding large ribosomal subunit protein eL42, which translates to MVNVPKTRRTFCKKCGKHQPHKVTQYKKGKDSLYAQGKRRYDRKQSGYGGQTKPIFRKKAKTTKKIVLRLECVEPNCRSKRMLAIKRCKHFELGGDKKRKGQVIQF; encoded by the exons ATG GTGAACGTTCCTAAAACCCGCCGGACTTTCTGTAAGAAGTGCGGCAAGCACCAACCCCACAAAGTGACACAGTACAAGAAGGGCAAGGATTCTCTGTATGCCCAGG GAAAGCGGCGTTATGACAGGAAGCAGAGTGGCTATGGTGGGCAGACTAAGCCGATTTTCCGGAAAAAG gctaaaactacaaagaagatTGTGCTGAGGCTTGAATGTGTTGAGCCGAACTGCAGATCTAAGAGAATGCTGGCTATTAAGAGATGCAAGCATTTTGAGCTGGGAGGAGATAAGAAGAGAAAG GGCCAAGTGATCCAGTTCTGA